The window AGAGAATAACGTCAAAATAACTTCAGACATATGCTCCAACTACGCTGGCTCCTGCACGGGATTTTTGGACTTTAAGATACACTACAAGTCTAGAAAATGGCAGTCTTGTGGTAAGTATGCCTCTGAATAttaaactaaatatatagtTGCACGATACTTGAttatgacatacttgcaacttGGTACTTCTAGTAAACAATTGAATCTATCCTTAGATTGAGGATGCCTATTGTATATGCTCTTAATGTGTTTTTTCCTGTTTATGTCTGAAGGTTTGCGAGAGATCCCTTTCTGGTTCTGGTGCTGGCCCAAATGCAGCAGCTGCTTCTCAGTTTGTGAGAGCTGAAATGCTTCCTAGTGGCTACCTGATTCGGCCATGTGAGGGTGGAGGGTCAATAATCCATATTGTTGACCACCTGAATCTTGAGGTTTGACTCTTGGCAATAAGCTTCTTGAAAATGCCTGTCCCTGGCACACTTAATAaagtttttggtatttttacTCACCCCCCCACCCCTCCCAGAAAAAATATAACATGGCAGTAGAAACTAagaaaggattaaaaaaaaaagataattccCTTAATTCTCTTCCAGGCTTGGAGTGTGCCAGAAGTGCTGCGACCGCTTTATGAATCATCAAAAATGGTGGCCCAAAAAATGACAATTGCGGTTAGTAAATACTGTTTGGTTTAATAAGTAGGCTTTTCTTCTGCATGGAGTTCAATTCGAGTACAAAACAAATTTCCCCTTCCccagaaaaatagaaataaaaatgatagaatGTGCTGACTGATAAATATTGTCTGTGCAGGGGCTACGTTATATCAGGCAAATAGCTCAGGAGACGAGTGGTGAGGTTGTTTATGGTTTTGGCAGGCAGCCAGCTGTTCTGCGAACTTTTAGCCAACGATTAAGCAGGTAGCTGCATGATTATCTTTGTTACTTGGTTTCTAGGTTTCTCTGTGCATTTAAGTAGACTATTGTGAAAGACATAGTAATCGATTTCGGGGTATTTTGCTGtttgttttgcatattaatCTGTAGTTTCCATTGAATACTCTATCTACTCCATTGTTGCAGAGGCTTCAATGACGCTGTAAATGGATTCAATGATGATGGCTGGTCATTGATGAACTGTGATGGTGCTGAAGATGTGATTATATCAGTTAATTCAACCAAGAACCTGAGCACTACTTCCAATCCTGATAATTTCCTCGCGTTTGGTGGAGGAATTCTCTGTGCTAAGGCTTCCATGCTACTCCAAGTAAGTATAGAAACTGCCTCTGATGGGTAGTAAATGTAGTTAATTTTttggaaattatattttgtacctCCAAACTACATGTATTTTCAATTTGCAGCCTAAACAACCAAAACCATCAATTAGCATCCCAAGctattgatttttattaattttcactcTTAGTTTAAATCTGACCTTCAAGATTGATGAGAATAGGACACTTGGAAAACTCTTGACGATGAAGTGTGATCAAGGGTGCAAATTGACAGCTTTGATAGTTAAGTTGCAATTGAAGAAATGGTTGTAGTTTGGGGTTAAAACTTACTTCCCCCGCCCTTTTTTTCATGTTGCTGACTAAATCTTGCCAAATCTCTTGCAAGCCTAACAGGGAAAGTCATATGATTATTCCAAATTGTTGGAACCTTCACTAGTTGGAACAGACTTTCCTAGATTTGTTTGGTCTGGAACTCTGATATGTGAATTTGCATGAAGCCTATTTTCCAATATACATttacttaaatattttattaacttcGGACATTTTGGTGCTGATAGTCTATTTTTTCACTTATTTGATGATCTAAATATCTATAACTAAAACACTTAGCAAAATGTTCAGCATGAATCAGAAAAGAAAGTTTAGTAGTGAATTCTTGAGGGATCTTGCTTCCATGTAGCACTTGCACTTGTGCATATGTTTAACGTGGTTGtgcatatttttcctttttcttgccAGAATGTCCCTCCTGCAATGCTGGTTCGTTTCTTGAGGGAGCACCGTTCAGAGTGGGCTGATTTCAATGTTGATGCATATTCTGCTGCATCACTAAAAGCAGGTTCATATACTTTCCCAGGGATGAGGCCTACAAGATTTACTGGGAGCCAAATTATCATGCCTCTTGGCCACACAATAGAACATGAAGAGGTATGCTTTCTAATGATAGTTTATCCACCAAAATGAAGctaatttattttgttggaCATTTGGACCATTAtgcatgtatattttatttcctCCGCTTAGAGTAAACATTGAATGCTGCTCTCATGCTTTAGGAGAAGAtgcaattagatttttctttttctttttttttgcagaTTGTGATTGTGATAGAACATGTAACTGATATTTGCTTCTTGATATCTCTTGGTTTGTATTCCAGGTTCTCGAGATTATTCGACTTGAAAGCCATTGTCTTTCTCAAGAAGATGCTTTTGTATCAAGGGACATTCATCTCTTGCAGGTgcttttttctaaacttttgcTTCTTaaatcttttgcatttttttgttaagtaatattcatttcattatatTAGATGCTAAATCTGCATTCCAAGTACAACGAGGAGTGTACAAGTTATCTagctagaaatagaaaaaagatgCAAGATAATCATGTAGAGTTAGCCCATTGAAGTCAGTTGATGCAGTCCAAGGAAGGAGTgttgaagaagaaagtattGAGCTTTTTTATAGTCCTTTTATAAAGCCTTACCACTTGTCGTTTATATTGCTAATTTCTGCGGTAATGTAAAATTAGTTTATTATCTTGTTTAAATGGTggaaaaaattttgtttcttcaagtctttgggatttttttaaaagaagaggaTGGTACcccttaattttattaaaaaccttGTTTACATTCTTTTAAAGTTTTAGGATTGCTTTGCACTAATTTGAGAAATTCTGgtgtttttttatcatctttgaTATCACAAGCTGGTTCTAAGCATAGTCAGCAGTGGTGTGAGTTCATGTTTGTTTGAAAGCCCACCAATATGTCATTTTTTCCCATGCGGGTAGGTGTGAAATATCTTTGTTTGGGTACTAGAAATTTCTGCATTTGATGGATCAGACTTATCTAAGTTTCATTTTCTGCCTTTCCCTGTTCTTTTCCTACAGAAAGTAAAATTGAGAACCCCATCAATTATCCTGTTTTTCTGGTTGTCCTAGTTAAGAGATTGTATGTAATCAtaatttggttctttttttctttggcaGATATGTAACGGAGTTGACGAGCATGCTGTAGGAGCCTGTTCTGAACTTATATTTGCTACAATTGATGAGATGTTTCCAGATGATGCTCCGTTGCTGCCCTCTGGTTTCCGTATCATCCCATTGGATTCAAAAACAGTTGAGTTTATCTGTGCTACTTGTACTttcacaaatttcatttttctatgaattaaagaaatttgtaaatgtaaataagatttttgttgAATAGAAATGCAGCGTCCAATTTCTGACTCAAATGAGTAAAACATTCCCCTCTATTACGACTGATAGATCGTTTTGCACATGCTTACTCATGAAGCCTGAGATAGTTTATATGAAGAGTGTTAACATTTGCATCAAATTCAAGATGTTAGCCTTTGGGGTATTGCTGGAGTTCAGTTTTACATTACACTTTTCCCcatgataataattaattttcatttacagTGTGATGCAAAGGATTCATTGCCAACACATCGCACCCTAGATCTGACATCTAGTCTTGAAGTGGGTCCTGCTACAGACCATTCTGCAGGGGATGCATCGTCATGTCATTCTCGATCAGTGTTGACTATTGCTTTCCAGTTTCCATTTGATAGCAGTCTGCAAGATAATGTTGCAAACATGGCTCGTCAATATGTCCGAAGTGTTATTTCCTCTGTGCAGAGGGTTGCTATGGCGATATCGCCTGCAGGTTTGAACCCAGCTGTAGGACCAAAACTTTCTCCTGGCTCTCCAGAGGCTCTTACACTAGCGCACTGGATCTGCCAGAGCTATAGGTACGTTCAGCTGCAAATTGGATATATGGCATGGACATAGGAGGCTTTCAATCAGATGATAGCAGGTTTCAATCCTGCTGCATgcaaaagttaataaaaatgatgatgaacCTATCTTATACAAAGCAGTTATTATACGCTTTAGTATATATCATTCCAATAATTGCAGCACAAGCTAGGTCtcttattatttgttttcttctaagCACAGCACTAGCTAGTTTATTGTTGTCTTGTATTTGTAAAATTAGATGGTATTTATTTCTCCTTTACTTTTTCTCAGTTACCATTTAGGGACAGAATTGCTGGGATCCGATTCTCTGGGTGGTGATTCAGTGTTAAAACATCTGTGGGATCATCAGGATGCCATTATGTGCTGTTCATTAAAGGTAAAGGTCTATTACGGTAGACAACATTCCTATTATAGGGTCTCTTGAGTATGTGAGAAGCAcgtgatattaaaaaaaaacatgttttctaGGGAACATggaaaattattagtttgggcTGGAAGAAGTTTCTTTGTCCCAGTTTGGAGGAACTTTATTCTTTTCCCTACTTACTGGGAATGGTGTGGAATTGTGTGCACATGTCCCATTGATGGTGATTCAGCTTAATCTAAATACTTCAGAGAGATTTTTGCTAAATCTGAGTTTTATTGGTGCAGTCATTGCCGGTTTTCATCTTTGCAAATCAGGCAGGGCTTGACATGTTGGAAACAACTCTAGTCGCTCTACAAGACATTACACTAGATAAAATCTTTGATGAGTCTGGGCGCAAGGCACTATGTGCTGATTTTGCCAAGTTAATGCAACAGGTAACTTGtacatgattttgttttttttttggtattttcttgTGCCTTTAGAATGCTGAAACATGTACTGTCATCCGGTTTAGAATCTTCCTTTCGAGTTATGAGCgaataaaggaaaaattatactcatcatctccatacactatacataattttttattttttattttttttctattaccAAATATGTgttgtatggatgatgagtagaataactcaattagtttaggaagaataaaaccaaatttttaaaataaaaaaactaaaaataagtatggtgtgtggtgatgatgagtagaaaactCCAAATGAAGTGTCAAGACTTCATCTGATGGGTCCTGTCTAGTGTAGTTATATTACCTAAATTTTCTTCTGCCAGtctattcaaattttcttctcaattcaATCAAACTAATAGAACCCCCTccaccttttttattttgttggtttCATTTGTGGTCGGACACATTATTGTTACTGTTATGTCGAACTCATCAACTTACCTTTCTTTTTACTTGGTTTTGGCTGAAACACAACTGACCAAATGGTTTCTGCTTTCATTAACATTTGATATCAGGGGTTCACTTACTTGCCCTCTGGAATCTGCATGTCAACCATGGGTCGCCATGTTTCATACGAACAAGCAGTTGCATGGAAAGTCCTTGCTGCAGACGAGACCACTGTCCACTGCCTTGCCTTCTCTTTCGTAAACTGGtcttttgtgtgaaaatttcaGTTCATATATCCATTTACCCTGCTGCTCTTTTTCCCTCTTGAATCTGTAAtctggaaaaaatgaaaaacaactaTGTGGGACATACTTGCAAGAGATGGGGGGAAAAAGCAAAGAGAATGGAAGTTTTGTACTATCTAAATCCCAGCCTCAGGTCTGCATgcattatattaaatttaattcaatttttatttaatgtgcCCTTATAAATATAGTTAATGGATAATAAGCCTCACACACCATaccattcttttatttatttattttttcttttatcaaatgtgtagtatatgaataattagtaaaaaacttacaaaaattggaaaaaaaaaaaatggtgtgtGAGGCTTGTGAAAAACATAGCTCTTAGTTAATATAAGTGAACTTTTGGTAGTAGAGCTATCCTACAAAAAACATTGTATAGGAACTTGAAGCAGCTACGGGGGAACAAGAGATCTACTTTCCCCGTCTTTTGTAGCATGCAGTGTCTGACAAATGAGAAGTTACAAAAAGCATTGTTGTTTTTAGTCCTTGCTGCTCTGCTGCAACTTTTTTGCGGAAATCATACGTCACTTTCCACACCACCTAAATCtgaattttcatttaaataaagtGGTGTACATAcatgtataattataatatgtagTTGCTTCTGGTACCAATAATGTCTTTTGCTTTTCTCTCTGAGCTCAGGTACATGTAATTCTGTAGCAGTGTAGGCATGTTAAAGGTTGCAAACTCAGCTAAGTGCATTAAATTTTTAGACTTACTAGTCTGGCATCATCATGGGTAAAGCTTCCATCCGTTTCTGGGAGCTCTCCACCAAACATTAATTGTAGGGAGTTTTGATAGTAGTAGCGTCCTTTTTCTGTTCAAtgttttttgttggaatttggAGGACTGTCGGATGCGTATGTCTGTAGTTAAGAAGCTTTGAATAGGTACGGCACTGTTCATGcaaaaagcatgcatgcataccaGAGCCATTGGGGTCAATGGGATCGGGGTCTTCAATTCTTTTGTCCATTTCTCTGCTAAGAAAATGATTTCTCTGAAATGGTTGTAATAGTTAAGGTCTCAGTTTTGGATGATAATTTCGAGGTGAGTTTCACGTCTTCTGGAATTCAAGACATTTGTCAACATCTCGTCCAGTTCTAGATAGAAAGTTTCTTACATACATGGTTACACTTCAGTTGTTCCATGTTTGTTTGGTATGTTACGGGAAGGGTGGATTTACACCCAGCCACTTCGTCCTCACTAAGGAACACAGGTGGTTCTGCCTCCCTCCCAACAAGGGGCGGAACTAGCATTTGGTGCACGAGGGGCGATTAGTAAAGTGTGTTGTATGTAGGGGTGAACAATAATCGACATttaacattaaccatataaagGTTATTTAGGGACAAACTAAATTGTTAAAATTGCTCATCTAAATCTTTCACTTGAGTTCCATCGGAttcaaatgaaagataaaagttaagatagaaatatataatattttttgaagcaaatgataaaaattaaataaataaagataaattttttgttgaatttaagattgaatattgtaaagtctctataatatagatagaaatagcTATGCGAGATTTGTTGCATTCATTCCTAATTGTTAACTTGTTGgtagtatatatgtacttaCTAACAAATTTAATCCAAATAAGCTAGCTAGTAGAAGACTTAAAAAG is drawn from Juglans regia cultivar Chandler chromosome 5, Walnut 2.0, whole genome shotgun sequence and contains these coding sequences:
- the LOC108981958 gene encoding homeobox-leucine zipper protein REVOLUTA-like, which encodes MALAVAQQHRESSSGSIDRHLDAGKYVRYTAEQVEALERVYAECPKPSSLRRQQLIRECPILSNIDPKQIKVWFQNRRCREKQRKEASRLQTVNRKLSAMNKLLMEENDRLQKQVSQLVCENGHMRQQLHTAPAATTDASCDSAATTPQHSLRDANNPAGLLSIAEETLAEFLSKATGTAVDWVQMPGMKPGPDSVGIFAISHSCSGVAARACGLVSLEPTKTAEILKDRLSWFRECRSLEVFTMFPAGNGGTIELVYTQTYAPTTLAPARDFWTLRYTTSLENGSLVVCERSLSGSGAGPNAAAASQFVRAEMLPSGYLIRPCEGGGSIIHIVDHLNLEAWSVPEVLRPLYESSKMVAQKMTIAGLRYIRQIAQETSGEVVYGFGRQPAVLRTFSQRLSRGFNDAVNGFNDDGWSLMNCDGAEDVIISVNSTKNLSTTSNPDNFLAFGGGILCAKASMLLQNVPPAMLVRFLREHRSEWADFNVDAYSAASLKAGSYTFPGMRPTRFTGSQIIMPLGHTIEHEEVLEIIRLESHCLSQEDAFVSRDIHLLQICNGVDEHAVGACSELIFATIDEMFPDDAPLLPSGFRIIPLDSKTCDAKDSLPTHRTLDLTSSLEVGPATDHSAGDASSCHSRSVLTIAFQFPFDSSLQDNVANMARQYVRSVISSVQRVAMAISPAGLNPAVGPKLSPGSPEALTLAHWICQSYSYHLGTELLGSDSLGGDSVLKHLWDHQDAIMCCSLKSLPVFIFANQAGLDMLETTLVALQDITLDKIFDESGRKALCADFAKLMQQGFTYLPSGICMSTMGRHVSYEQAVAWKVLAADETTVHCLAFSFVNWSFV